The genomic interval TTGGTCTTAAATCTATTATTCTGCATAATAGACTGCTTGAGGGATTCAGAGATCAATATTCTTTCGCTAAGTTCGTTGCATTTGCCTTGTATTCTGGCAGCTGTGTTGAGCACATCGCCATGATAGGCTATTTCCCGTTTAATTTCACCTACTTCTGCCACCGTTACCAGGCCCATATTTAATCCGGCTTTGAATTGTGGAACAAAACCAAATTTTTCAAGATAATGAGGAGCCCGTTGTTGTAAAATATTTTCAAACTCAAAGAAACACTCCATACATTTTCCATCTGGTAATCCTTCCTGTACTGACCAGGTCAGTACGGCCTCATCGCCAACATACTGGTAAATCTGTGCATGACATTTGTGAACAACATCGGTCAGGTCGTAAAAGCAATCCTGAATCAACTGGCTGTAGCGGATATGTCCTAACTTTTCGGCATAGGTAGTAGAGGCTTTCAGATCCAGAAACATAAATATTCTTTCTTCTTCCTGAGGTATATGGTATTTTCCTTTGAGCAGATTGCTCAGTACGCCAGGGCCAAACTTACGGCTGACTAGTTTTATAAAATTTATGGCAATACTTACCAGCACCGCATAGAGTATAATGGTATACACCGACCAGTTGGAATAAAAAATACCCAGCCGCCAGAAAGCTTCTTCTATAACAATACCTTTAAAAATAGATTGGGAAACAATAAATACAATGCTGATCGTAAGCAGTAAGGTAATTAAAAAGGAAAGGCTTTTCAGGAGCAACAGCAAACCATACGGCTTTTTCCGGAAGAAATGACCACTTAGCAATATATCGAGCATACTAAATACAACCCCAACCAGCAGGCCTGTAGTGGTGGCCTCAAAAATTAACATCTTTATATTAAAAGGCCGGAGTACCTGAATACTGCTGGCTTCTCCAATACCAGCCAGCCTCAATACATAATATAAGTTAGCAGCTAGTATCCAGCTTGCTATCATAAATAACACATTGCGGATAGAGGGAGCATGTGTAAAGCGGCTCATAAGTATTGATCAGTTGTCAATGGTCTTTGCAAACAGGTGATTACTCTATGTATTTAGTATCAAATAATGATGAATTACTTTCACCTATTACAACTGACCATTGACTAATAAGCTATTTGCCCATCATCATTCTTCCAATCATAGCAGGGTCAAAAGGCTCAACCGCATACCCTGATGGCACTTTCAAGTCTTCCTCATTTACTTTGCCTTTAGCAACTGCTGTAGCTGTTACTTCGGAAGTTGTGCCATGTTCGGTTACAATCATTTTCAAAGGCAGTCCTTCTACCCCGTCAATCATCATCATTTTGCCGCTTTTATTGCCAAAACTATTGGAAAAAGCACCTACCGGAATTTTAATATCTTTTGTTGTCCAAATATGCTGTACAGATTTGCTGTTAGGTTCTTCAATAATGTATTTAGTGCATTTATAGCCAGCAATGGTTTCTGTTTCGGAGGTCTTGGTTACTTTAGGTTTGGAATCAGATTTAGCCGTTTCAGACTTGGGTTCTTCTGGTAATTTATATGCTTTTTTATTCGTATGGTCCAGCATAAAGTTTTCCTTTTTGGTATGCTCACTGATTAGTTCCATCATAGTACCACCTGTAGTAAGCAATTTCATTTTGGAAAGAGAATTTTTAGTTGTGATTTCAAAGCCTGTGGGCATCATCATGGCATACTGCTGCATTTCGCTGCGTTGTTTCTCCGGCAATGAGATTTTCAGCGAATACTTAATGGTTCCCTCAAAATTTTGCGCCCCTGCATGCCCGGCGATCAATACCAATAAGAGAAATAATTTGACTGATAAGATTTTCATAAAAATGGTTGTTTGAAGTAGAAATTTAGCAAATTATCACCGAGGCACAAAGGTTAAATAAGATGAGTTTACATATTAATTGGTTGAATGGTCCTAGTGTTACATGGCTGCCTTGGTAGTATGAAGGTTCGAAGTAGGTGAGTTGAAAGTATGTATTGTATAGGTATATAGTTGAATGGTTAGGTTACTAAATAAACATACGCTACTCATTCCATCGACCATGAGCTTTGATGTATCGACCAATCCCATTGAAACTGACTACTAATTTACCTATCTTTCATGCTGCTTATATTTAATTTCCGGTATGCGTTTTCTTTTTGTAGTTACCTGCCTGCTTTTGTTAGTTCCATTCGCATTAAAGGCAGAAATATATAATGACCAGCCTGCAAATGCCTCTATCAAATTTGTAAAAAACCTGAATCAATGGGATAAGAATATACTATTCAGGGCAAATATTCCGGGAGGCTTTTTATTTATAAAATCGTCTTCCCTCCATTATGTTTTTTATGATACGAAGGCGGTTAGCCGTATCCACGCCCATACTTCTGAACATTCAAATGCAAAACAAGCTTCAAATGCTCCTTCTTCCAGGCAAATACAGGCACATGGTTTTGAAGTACATTTTGAAGGAGCTAATAGGACTCCCTTCATGGAAACTTCCGGGGAAAGCACCGATAAGAAGAATTTTTTCCTGGGTAATGATCCATCCAGATGGGCTTCGGAAGTGCCGGGTTTCAATCAGATTACCTACAAGAATATCTATCCTGGCATTGATCTGAAACTATATACCCAGCATGCTACCCTCAAATATGATTTTATTGTCTCTCCCAAAGCAGATGCCAGCAAGATCAAACTCCGGTATGAAGGAGCCGATCACATAAAACTTCAGGAAGGTTTTTTACAGATACAAACCAGTGTAAATACAGTTACAGAAACCAAGCCCTACTCCTATCAACTGCTTTCTGGAAAACAGCAACAAATACCTTCTGAATTTACTTTACAAGGCAATATTCTCAGGTTTGATTTCCCCAAAGGCTATGATACATCTCTTCCATTAGTAATAGATCCGGTACTCGTATTCTCTACCTATTCAGGTTCATTTACCGATAACTGGGGCTTTACAGCAACCTTTGATGAGGCAGGAAATTTATACTCCGGAGGAATAGAATTTGGCAATCGTTTTCCGGCTACAACAGGAAGTTTTCAGTTTACTTTTGCCGGTGAAATTGATGTAGCCCTACTCAAATATTCGCCCGATGGTAAACGGCTTTTATATGCCACTTACTTAGGCGGTTCAGCAACTGATCTGCCTCACAGCATGATTGTAAATGCCAATAATGAACTGATTGTGATGGGGACTACAGGCTCATCAAATTTTCCATTTTCTGCTGATGCCTTTGACAAGAGTTTTAATGGTGGTTCTAAAATAGAACCGTTAAGGACTGATCCGGTAAATGATGGAGGCATTACGTATGAAGAGGGAAGTGATCTGTTTATCACCAAATTTAATGCGGCCGGCAATGGATTGGTAGGTTCAAGTTATGTAGGTGGTTCAGGCAATGATGGCATCAATACTATAAATGATCTGACCAGAAGTTATGGGGACCAGTTCAGGGGTGAAGTGCATATAGATGAGAGTGGCAATATTTATATAGCCTCTACAACCTACTCCGAAGATTTTCCCTTAATAAACCCGGCACAAGGAAATTTGTCAGGCGGACAGGATGCCATTGTCTGCAAATTTAATCCTTCATTATCTGCATTGCTTTGGAGTACCTATTTTGGAGGGTCTGGAGCAGATGCTGCTTCGGGAGTACGGGTTGGCAAATCTGGCAGTATTTACATTGGGGGTGGTACCTCCAGCCCCGATCTGCAGGTTCAGCCAAATACCATTAAACCCACCTTTACAGATGCAGAAGATGGATACATAGCCAAATTTACAAACAATGTCTTGGCTGCCAGTACCTATATTGGTACTAACACCAACGATATTGTGGCTTTAATTGACCTGGATGCATTGGAAAATGTATATGTAATGGGCATTACTTTTGGCGATTATCCGCTTTCTGGTGATGTTTATAACAATCCTGGAAGCAGCCAGTTTATACATGCGATGAGCAATGATTTTACTAAAACCATATTTTCTACAGTAATTGGTTCTGGCAGAAATACACCTGACCTCTCTCCAACTGCTTTTCAGGTAAGCAATTGCGGTTATATTTATTTATCTGGCTGGGGTGGTTTGAATGGTAGGGATGTTTCGGATATGCCTACTACTTCAGATGCCTTACGTCGTACTACCAATAGTGATGATTTTTATCTGATGATTATGGATACCCAGGCAGCAGCCGTTTTGTATGGCACTTACTTTGGTAGTACACAAGGTACCAACCATGTGGACGGTGGCACATCCAGATTTGACAAAAAAGGAATTATCTATCATGCCGCCTGTGCCTGCCGGGACAATAGCAGTTTTCCAACTACTCCCGGCGCATGGTCTCAGCGGAATAATGGAAATAATACGGATATTACAGGAACTAATGATGGTTGTAACAATGTAGCTTTCAAATTTGATCTGGATATTGCAATTGATCCACCCATTGAATTATGTTACGGTGAAAATATTACCTTGCAAGCTTTTGGGGGTATCCAATATGAGTGGACTCCTGCCACTGGTTTGAGCGATCCCTTCGCAGCAACACCTATTGCTTCTCCTGACCAAACGACCACATATACAGTGTCTATTACAGATGCTCTTGGATGTGTCAGGCAAAAATCTGTTCGGGTAGAAGTATCTGAACCCATTCCGGTAGACTTTGACCTTACCATTTCTTCTGAATGTGGAAAGCCTGCTACCGTTAGGTTTGTAAATAATTCTATTGAAGGTGACCGGATTTTATGGATTTTGGGAAATGGAGATACGCTTACTTCGACCCCGGATTCTTATAATTATGACATAAAAGGAGGCACGTATGAAGTAGTGCTAACGGTTTTTAAAGGATTATGTAAGGAAAGTCTGGCTAAAACGATTCAAGTAGAAAACAATAAGCCGCCTCCAAATGTAATTACTCCTAATGGTGATCAGTTTAACGAAACTTTTATTGCCCCTAACATTGGTTCAAAGCTGGAAATATATAACCGTTGGGGAAAACCTATTTATCAGAGTGATTCTTACCAGAATACCTGGGGACAGGAAGTACCTAATGGGGTATATTATTATTTGATTACCTCACCTCAAGGCACCCGTTGTAAGGGATGGATTCATGTATTATTTTAATCTATCACTTATTGTATTATAGAGGATCAGCCAACAAAGATTTGTATTCTTTAGAATGTCTTTTGACATATGAAGAAACAAATGGACAAGTGGCAATTACTTTCCATTGTTTGCTCTTGGCGTATTCCAAGGCAGTTTTCGCCAGCTGTTCTGCTATACCCTCTCCTCTCAACTCTTCCGAAACATAGGTGTGCTGTATATCCATCACACCTTCTTTTGGCAAACTATAGGCAAGTTCTGCTTCACCTTCATCCAATTGTGCAATAAATTCCTGATCTTCTTCATAATGTTCAATAGTAACTTCCATAGCCAGTTATAGGTTTGTTTAATTTATTTTTTGCTGGACTGCACTACCTTATCTCTTCTTTGCTTGAGTTCACGCCAGGTAGTAAGAATAATTCCTTCCTGCTCAATGGCTTTTTTCAAAGCTGGGTCCATCATAGCCAGCATATCTCCTTTACGTGAATTTCCGGAAGAAGATATATATTGGAAAACTTCTGTGGGAGCTGTACAGTGCATTATCACCATAGTTACCCCTGGCTTTAATGCTTTTATTGAATTAATATATTTTTCAGTTTTCATTTTCCGCAGGTTTTCATCGGTTGGTTTCACCTGGGCTGGTAATTCCCATCCGTAACTGGTGTTATGTAAATCGTCTAATACTGGTAGCCCCGCATCCCATATCATTTTCCCTGATTCCCTGGCGAGTTTTATCAATTCTGGCTCCGGAAGTTGTTGCCCCTCTTTCCATTTACCGGATTTCTTTAACTCAGCTTTAGTTTCTTCCAGCATTTGCTCGACGAGTGTATAATTATGGCCGCCAGGAAACATAACCGGTATTTTATTTTCAATGCCCACCTTAACATACCGTTGCATAAAGGCTGGTATTGCAAATAAGGTACCCATGTGGGAATCCAGGTGTGTAGGCTCAAACCCCATCTGACGGGCACGGCTCAGTTGAGCTGTTATTTCCTTTTCTACTTCATCAGCATTAGCATGCTGCACCACTTCTTGCACCGAACGCCACATGGCTCCTTCCGGATCGACTAATCCGGGGCTTGCAGGTAAACCAGTTAAAGGTCCCCACCGGTAATCTTTCCATTCTGAAGTAAGGGTAAGATGCAAACCTGCATCTACATTCGGATGTGCTTTTAGATACGAAACAAAACCAGGCACCCATGGACAAGGCATCATGACACTTACTGAATTAGCTACTCCTTTTTCGATAGCCTGTATAGCCCCCAGGTTAGAATCGTATGACATACCTGCATCATCTACATGCAGAATTACAACCCGATCGCCTTTCTTCCAGCCTAGCTTTTCTGCATATGTTTCAGCAGACTGGCAATAGGTAGTAGTAGCGAAAAGTAAGGCAGACAAAATAAAAATACATTCAAGGGATAAAAAAAATGGCTTCACTTTACTGATTTTAAGTTCAAATCAAGCTAGTCATTTTTATAAATTCTGAAAACATTGTTCTGAAATTAATTTTACGATCTATTTCTGCTTATACTATTTTCAGTGCTTTAATAAATAAAAAACCGCCTGCATTTACCATACAAAGCGGTTAATTTTTTGGTTAACTGTTTTTTATTGCTTCTTAGCAAGAACCGGATCTGAATTATGATCTATGTCAAATCCTTCATTTCTGGAAACGTCATCAGTATTTTTGTGGCGTTGACGCTGGCGCAAATTTTTATCTCCTTTTTGTCCTTTTGGAGGCTCTAGCTCAGCTGAAGCTGGTTTATTTTCATTAACTTTTTTCATAGCTGTATTGGTTTATTGCTGTATTTAGTAGGTCTAACGTATAAAATATATTGAGAGTTGTTAATACCAGATAAGCTGTATTTACTAAAATCGGGGTTGAATTGTAATGAGCAGGAGGCTATATAAACAGATGAAAATGGAAGTTACATCTAATCAGAAAAAATAATTACTTTATTCAATATTTTTTTAAACTATTTAAACAAAGAGGCGTATATTTTCTCACTATCAACAAGATATAATAACACAATTTTGCATAACGTGTCTGAATAAAGTTTAGTATTTACATTTTATTAATATTTTTGTTTTATATTAGCTTGCGAAAATTAGTCAGTACCCTAAAACCTATCTTCAAATGAGAAAATATTTACATTTTGACCTTGTTGTAGGTTATTTTTTTGTATTTGCCATTATTATGCTTTGCCAATCTTTTACACTCAAAGCGACAGCAAGTAATAATAAGCCTGAAAAAAATGTAGTTCTTACTTTATCAGCCAGGCAATCTGATAGTAAGCTTCATACAGTATCAGTCTATTCCAATTCCTCTTTTCAAACATTTACAAAGGCTCAAACGGATTCCCTTGATTTTGAGGTTAAATTAGTTAAGCCACGTAAATTCCTTTTAAGCTTTTATAAAAAGCAGGCAAGCGACATTTTTATTAAAATCTATGATGTACTTGGAAATCTGGTCCATCAGGAAAAGGTAAGTAAAAAAGGAAAATTCAAGAAGGAGTACGATTTATCTGCCTACAAAACAGAGTTATATGTAATTGAGGTGAGTGATAGTAATAATGCCAAAGCCAAGCGGCTATTTATGGGTTAAATTTTACTCAATCATATTACTGATACGCCCTATCCTATTTTTGCTTTATATCTATTTTTCTTAGTTTAGTCAAAATAACTAATAAATTCATTCCCCTGCTTAATTGCTGAAAACAAGCACTTTATAAATTGTTTTTTATAAAAACGTAATAAGTAAATCAAGAATACTTGTAAAATTTATATTTCTAATTTCAATTTGGTTCAAAAATTGAGGTTTATCAATCATCAATTTAAATTGATAGTATTTACATTTTATTTCTTTTTACTCCTGTTTTTACTTAATATTTTATAACATGGAAAGTGTACAGCAAAAAGTAACTAATATACTTATTGAGAAGTTGGGAATTGAAATTTCTCAGATTACGCCAAGTGCTAACTTTATCAAAGATTTAGGGATTGATTCATTAGATTATGTAGAGTTGATTATGGAATTTGAACAATCATTTAATATACGTATTTCTGATACAGATGGAGAACAGATTAAAACAGTTGGTCAGGCAGTGAGCTATATCGAGCATAAATTAGCTGAAAGCGTAGTAAGAGTAGCTTAGTATACTTAGAATTATATAACTTCAAACGTTAAATTTTATACAAAATAAAAAGAGGCTGGAATCAGCCTCTTTTTATTTTGTAGTGTTCGTCTTTGTTAAGACACTTTTTTATTACTATTGGTTAAGGTAAGAGATTCACCTTCTCCTTTGTAATCGGCAATAATCGTATCACCCTCTGTCAGCTCACCTTTCAGGATTTCTTCTGCTACCGGATCTTCCAGATATTTCTGAATCGCTCTGTTCAAAGGACGAGCACCATATTGTGGATCAAATCCTTTTTCAGATAAAAAGTCTTTGGCTTTTTCAGTAAGTTCTATTTTATAACCTAATGTATTCAGCCTTGCGAACAATTTACCTAAAGTCAAATCAATGATCTTATGGATGTGTTCTCTTTGCAGGGAGTTAAATACAATCACATCGTCCAGACGGTTCAAAAACTCAGGTGAGAAAGCTTTCCGCAATGCATTCTGAATGGTTGATTTCATCAGGTCATCGGTGCCTTCAGATTTAGAACGGGTAGAGAAACCAATACCTGCCCCAAAATCCTTCAAATCTCTTACTCCAATGTTTGAAGTCATGATAATAATGGTATTTCTGAAATCTACCCTTCTGCCTAACCCATCTGTTAAAATACCATCGTCCAATACCTGTAACAACAAGTTGAATACATCAGGATGCGCTTTTTCAATCTCATCCAACAATACCACACTGTAAGGCTTTCTTCTGATTTTCTCCGTTAACTGTCCACCTTCTTCATAACCTACGTATCCGGGAGGCGCTCCTACTAAGCGGGATACAGAGAATTTCTCCATATACTCACTCATATCAATGCGAACCAAAGCATCGTCTTTATCGAAAAGATAAGTAGCAAGCACTTTAGCCAATTCCGTTTTACCTACCCCAGTTGGCCCTAAGAACACAAAGGAACCAATTGGTTTTTTCGGATCTTTCAAACCTACCCGGGTACGCTGAATAGATTTAACCAGTTTGGCAATTGCTTCATCCTGGCCAATTACTTTACCTTTCAATTCATTACCCATTTCCAGCAATTTAATACCTTCATTCTGAGCAATACGCTTGGTTGGAATACCAGTCATCATGGCAATTACTTCAGCAATATTTTCTTCCTGCACGGTATATCTGCGCTGCTTGGTGTCTTCTTCCCAGGCATTTTTGGCTTTATCGAGTTGCTCAAGCAAACGTTTTTCCTTGTCACGCAATTGAGCCGCTTCTTCGTATTTCTGGCTTTTTACAACCTGGTTTTTCTCCTTTTTTATATTTTCAATCTGCTCTTCCAGTTTCAGAATATCATCAGGAACCGTAATATTATTAATATGTACCCTTGCACCAGCTTCATCCATTACATCAATGGCTTTGTCGGGCAGGAACCTGTCGCTAATATAGCGGTCAGACAACTTCACGCATGCTTCAATCGCTTCGGGCGTATAATTCACATGGTGATGATCTTCGTACTTCTCTTTGATATTAGTTAATATCTCGATTGTTTCTTCCGGAGAAGTAGCATCTACCATCACAATCTGGAAACGTCTGGCTAAAGCGCCATCCTTCTCAATATACTGACGATACTCATCTAGTGTAGTCGCACCAATACATTGTATATCTCCACGGGCCAATGCAGGTTTGAACATATTAGAGGCATCCAGGGAACCAGAAGCACCACCTGCACCTACAATTGTATGTAACTCATCAATAAACAGAATCACTTCTGGTGATTTCTCCAATTCATTCATTACTGCTTTCATCCGCTCTTCAAACTGACCCCGGTATTTGGTACCGGCAACCAGAGAAGCTAAATCCAGGGTTACTACTCTTTTACCAAAAAGTACCCGAGACACTTTTTTGTGAATTATACGGAGTGCTAAACCTTCCGCAATAGCCGTTTTACCAACACCGGGCTCACCAATCAGAATAGGATTGTTCTTTTTACGACGGCTGAGAATCTGGGCTACCCGTTCGATTTCTTTCTCCCGGCCTACGATTGGGTCGAGTTTATTTACTTCGGCCAGTTTGGTGAGATCCCTGCCAAAATTATCCAGCACCGGAGTTCTGGATTTTTCTGTTGGATTTTTGGAAGAAGACCCTTTATCACCAGAAGAACTGCTGCCAAACATACGGGATGAATCTTCATCACTGTCGTCGGTATCCGAAGAAGCCATTGGATTATGAGAATGATATTCCAGTAACTCTTTAATCACTTCGTAATTAATGTCGAACTTGGATAATATTTGAGTGGCTATATTATCTTCATCACGCAGGATCGACAAAAGCAAATGCTCAGTGCCAATCAGCTGGCTTTTGAAAATTTTAGCCTCCAAATATGTAATTTTCAATACTTTTTCAGACTGCCGAGTCAGAGGAATATTCGCAAGGTTTTTCACATTATTTGTAGCCGTACCTTTTGTAGCTTGCTCAATAGAAGTTCTGAGTTCTTCCAGTGAAATACCCAGTTTCTTTAATAAGCCAACCGCTACTCCCTCTCCCTCACGTATCATGCCCAGGAGAAGATGCTCAGTACCAATATAATCATGGCCCAAGCGCAGTGCTTCTTCCCTGCTCAGCGAAATTACCTCTTTCACTCTATTTGAGAATTTTGCTTCCATATTTGAGGAATTATATTAAAAGAAAAGATTTATACCAACAATATTCAAATTTTAGAAATAATCAAAATTTATAAGAACAAAAACGTCTTAAAAATTTGGTTTTGTATTTTAGATATAACGCACAAAAAAAAGAATTTGTTTGCTATGGTACCAAGGATTGCCGGATAATGTTTGCCGCGTATGGACCTTCACAAAATAAGACATCAATGATACTCAGATTAGAGACAAAATTACTGCCAAAGTTTTGCATGTAAGGAACCGGATGATAAATATTCGTCTGGTTTACCTTCACCTTTGGATGAATCTTTGATCTGAGGTCATTCTGGCCCTTTTCAGCATTATTTTTGTAACCAGCTGTAAATTCTATCCTTTTATTTATTTTCAATAATGACAGACAAGCTGTCAGTAACTCAAGATTCAGGTCAAATAAAAATTCATATTTCTTTAGAAAAATTTCTTCAAAAAAACCTGCATAGTGAGTAAAATAAGCAGATTTACCATAGGCTGATGAAATTGTACGCCAGTGATCAGTCAGCCATTTCTGTGAATAATCTATTTGTACTTCTCTAATAAGCTGCTTAGAACTTGCTTTATGTACCGGCACTGACAAAGTGGCAACTTTATTTGCCATGAGGATTTTACACCTGTTTCTGTAACTTTGTTTTTGAAAATGCTCCCATGCCTCTATATAGATTATATCATATTTTAACCAGCTAGCAAAATATTCTATACAGGGCAGATAATGCAATTCAATGACTACACTTGCCGGTGGCTCCATGTAATAATAAGACTAAGTGCAGGTTGTGTGGCTGAAGTTTACCTAAATAAAATATTTTTTCTGTAAAAACCAAGAGAAACATAAAAATATTCCCCCAAAACAACCATGATTTTTGTAATATTTCGCGATTTCTCCCATAATAATTTGTTAAGGATAATTTTTTCACCATATGTTTCTACTCGATACAATCTCCAGATTACCGTTCCGGGTTTTATACGTACTTTCAGATTGTATATTTTTTATATTGTGCTATGTACTTAAATACCGTAAAAAGGTAATTTCCGAGAATCTAAAACGTTCTTTTCCAGGTAAAAATGAAGCTGAACGAAAGGCTATACTGCAATCTTTTTACCATCATTTAGCAGATATTATTGTTGAAACCATAAAAGCATTAACTATATCCCCTGATGAGCTCATCCGTCGGGTGCATATTATCAATGCTGAAGAACTCACAAATCACTTAAAAGTGGGACAATCTGTAATTGTAATGGCTTCTCACCAGGCGAACTGGGAATGGCTGCAACTGGTGCATGCCGCCAAACTTAATTACGCTGTTGATGCGGTATATAAGCCCTTGCATAATAATTTTTCAGAAAAACTGATGTTGACTATTCGTACCAGATTTGGCTCTTATCCCTTACCTATGTTTAAACTTCCCAGAGAAATTGTAAGCCGGAAAGAGATTACCCGTATTATTGCTATGGTAGCCGATCAGACACCAGCGCCGGAACAAGCCATCTGGCTCAATTTTTTGCACCAGGACACCCCTTTTTTTACCGGAGCTGCTAAAATTGCCAAGCGCACAGGATATCCTGTTTTATTTGCCGGGATGCGCCGGGTAAAAAGAGGCAGGTATGAAGTATATTTCTCCAAGATCACAGGCACTCCTAATTTAGAAATGAGCAATGAGGAGATTA from Rhodocytophaga rosea carries:
- a CDS encoding ATP-dependent Clp protease ATP-binding subunit: MEAKFSNRVKEVISLSREEALRLGHDYIGTEHLLLGMIREGEGVAVGLLKKLGISLEELRTSIEQATKGTATNNVKNLANIPLTRQSEKVLKITYLEAKIFKSQLIGTEHLLLSILRDEDNIATQILSKFDINYEVIKELLEYHSHNPMASSDTDDSDEDSSRMFGSSSSGDKGSSSKNPTEKSRTPVLDNFGRDLTKLAEVNKLDPIVGREKEIERVAQILSRRKKNNPILIGEPGVGKTAIAEGLALRIIHKKVSRVLFGKRVVTLDLASLVAGTKYRGQFEERMKAVMNELEKSPEVILFIDELHTIVGAGGASGSLDASNMFKPALARGDIQCIGATTLDEYRQYIEKDGALARRFQIVMVDATSPEETIEILTNIKEKYEDHHHVNYTPEAIEACVKLSDRYISDRFLPDKAIDVMDEAGARVHINNITVPDDILKLEEQIENIKKEKNQVVKSQKYEEAAQLRDKEKRLLEQLDKAKNAWEEDTKQRRYTVQEENIAEVIAMMTGIPTKRIAQNEGIKLLEMGNELKGKVIGQDEAIAKLVKSIQRTRVGLKDPKKPIGSFVFLGPTGVGKTELAKVLATYLFDKDDALVRIDMSEYMEKFSVSRLVGAPPGYVGYEEGGQLTEKIRRKPYSVVLLDEIEKAHPDVFNLLLQVLDDGILTDGLGRRVDFRNTIIIMTSNIGVRDLKDFGAGIGFSTRSKSEGTDDLMKSTIQNALRKAFSPEFLNRLDDVIVFNSLQREHIHKIIDLTLGKLFARLNTLGYKIELTEKAKDFLSEKGFDPQYGARPLNRAIQKYLEDPVAEEILKGELTEGDTIIADYKGEGESLTLTNSNKKVS
- a CDS encoding lysophospholipid acyltransferase family protein, whose amino-acid sequence is MFLLDTISRLPFRVLYVLSDCIFFILCYVLKYRKKVISENLKRSFPGKNEAERKAILQSFYHHLADIIVETIKALTISPDELIRRVHIINAEELTNHLKVGQSVIVMASHQANWEWLQLVHAAKLNYAVDAVYKPLHNNFSEKLMLTIRTRFGSYPLPMFKLPREIVSRKEITRIIAMVADQTPAPEQAIWLNFLHQDTPFFTGAAKIAKRTGYPVLFAGMRRVKRGRYEVYFSKITGTPNLEMSNEEIIQKYTLEVEKAIIARPAEWLWSHKRWKHKRQVQVQE
- a CDS encoding WbqC family protein, whose translation is MEPPASVVIELHYLPCIEYFASWLKYDIIYIEAWEHFQKQSYRNRCKILMANKVATLSVPVHKASSKQLIREVQIDYSQKWLTDHWRTISSAYGKSAYFTHYAGFFEEIFLKKYEFLFDLNLELLTACLSLLKINKRIEFTAGYKNNAEKGQNDLRSKIHPKVKVNQTNIYHPVPYMQNFGSNFVSNLSIIDVLFCEGPYAANIIRQSLVP